The DNA window GGGAGCACACTGTAAGTGGCGAACAAAaattacattagtgtgatatgaTAAAACACTTCCTTTTTCAGCCCTCGCTTTCTGACTaaaaccagaagaaaaaaaaaaggttctctCTATCAAAGACAGAGTTTCCGACGTGAGACGAATTTTTAACCAAGTGAGAAACCTGCCGTTCGAAGCCAGCTTTATGAGTTGATACATGATACATAATAAAGCTTTGCTAATTGTGAATCAggataaaaacaacttttttattttttaatattgattcAGACAGAAAACGTAcatgtgtaaaaaaacaagaatgtTACACACCTTTTCTCGCTTCAAAAAAGTCGCTGGAATTGACGTCACACATCTTCCTCTATTCAAAACGTCGCTGGAATTGACGTCACACATCTTCCTCTATTCAAAACGTCGCTGAAATTGACGTCACACATCTTCCTCTATTCAAAACGTCGCTGGAATTGATATCACACATCTTTCTCTATTCAAAACGTCGCTGGAATTGACGTCACACATCTTCCTCTATTCAAAACGTCGCTGGAATTGACGTCACAcatctttctcttttcaaaagGTCGCTGGAATTGGTCACACATCTTTTTCTCTTCAGTAAATCCACTGGAATTGATGTCACAcatctttcttgtttgtttgcttgtttgtttgttttgaatttcacacaaagctattcgagggctatctgtgctagccgtccctaatttagcagtgtaagactagagggaaggcagctagtcatcaccacccaccgccaattcttgggctactcttgtaccaacgaatagttggattgaccgtcacattataacgcccccacggctgaaagggcgagcatgtttggtgcgaccgggattcgaatccgcgatcctcagattacgagtcgaactccttaacccgcctggccatgccggacccacatCTTTCTCTGGTCAGAAAAGTCACTGGAATTGATGTCACACATATTTCTCGCTTCAGATAAGACACTAGAACTGTATTATTGTGTAATACAGCAGCGCCGTCTGTTTCTTGTAAAGTACACCTTTTCTTAGGCGTTTCTTGTAAAGTATACCTTTTCTTCCCAGACCTGGTGTCCAAGAAAGTGATATGTAAAATTAGATTTATTGGAATTTAGGTATTTTACTACAAAAACAGATAGATTATTAGGTTTTTAATTAATTGGGTTAAAATAACTATACAGAACGCTGTTGtaaagcgcaaagctaaacactaggctgtctgtgctccgcccaccacgtaTTGAAATTCGACTTTTAACGTTGTATGTCTACACTTTATTTGTCTCTTTTCGAATCAAACACATTAGCTACACagtgagctgtctgtgctctgctcactacaggtatcgaaaccccgttttctAGCAGTGTAACTCGTGgcgggcagagcgcagatagttcttgatgaaaataaacccacttgaagcaaaaatgtatctcaaaacggctgttatgagtgttaacaattttactgataaagcagagaacaacgtttcgaccttcctaggtcatcttcaggttaacaaagagcacagatagcccattgtgtagcgttaTGATTAATTCCAAGCAAACGAATCATTCAACTTCCTCGGCCAGTTGTGGGTTTGGTAGTGTCGCTCTTTGAAAAGTGACCTTTCACCTCAGAATAGCAAAAAtcaaaaagtgtattttttactaaaatattcatCGATCTATTTGTCGATGAAGAGAAATATGATCAGATAAAGTTTCTGGTAACTATATGATCTTCAATATATATTAcgatataatatgatataaatatatattccacATGTCACGAAATGGTTGTAACCATTCAGTGTTATATTTCTACTGACAGAAAGAAAcactaatgtttaaaaacaataaattatttactacaaTTTTAGAAATGACCAATAAGAAATGGAAATTTGTTTTTGTCGCGAAAATTCAGTAGCTGGAaaccatttcaacactaagttaatatactatctggaaaccatttcaacactaagttaatatactatctggaaaccatttcaacactaagttaatatactatctggaaaccatttcaacactaagttaatatactatctggaaaccatttcaacactaagttgatatactatctggaaaccatttcaacactaagttGATACACTATCTAGAAACTatttcaacactaagttaatatactatctggaaaccatttcaacactaagttgatatactatctggaaaccatttcaacactaagttaatatactatctggaaaccatttcaacactaagttatatactatctggaaaccatttcaacactaagttaatatactatctggaaaccatttcaacactaagttaatatactcTCTAGAAACCATTTCAACtctaagttaatatactatctggaaaccatttcaacactaagttaatatactatatagaaaccatttcaacactaagttaatatactatctggaaaccatttcaacactaagttGATATACTATTTGGAAACTATTttaacactaagttaatatactatccggaaattattttaacactaaaataaaactaactggtAATTTTTCcaacactaagttaatataccATGCGGATAGCATTTCAGCACTAAATAAAGTGTCCGGAAACTATTTCAACATTAGACtaataattcttaataaaaaggtaaaaatgcATAATAGTATATTTATAGATAAAACCAgtggtttttttttaagatattgaTTCTTGTTGTTGATGTTTGTAACCCATAAACTAAGGAGAAAATTGCGTAACTGAAACAATCTGCATAAcagataatattattattttattttagttgtctGGAGTGCACATGAAGCCCATTTCTATGGGAGAATCAGACGAGAGCCATCTCGCAAGACTGAACAACACAACCACTGCAGCCACATTGGATAACTATCTACCGCCAGGGCATAAGGCTATCCTGGAGATGCACGCTAACAGCCAATCAAATGCCATCATTTATGTGATGGTGGTGTTACTGTTGTACGCCCTAGCGTTAGTAGTGGTAGTGATAAAGTATGTTAGAACAGAACGGTACGAGTCCCGTCTCACAAGTTTGTATGATACATTCATTCAAAGAGATATGTTTGTCCGACTTTCGAAACGACAGCA is part of the Tachypleus tridentatus isolate NWPU-2018 chromosome 4, ASM421037v1, whole genome shotgun sequence genome and encodes:
- the LOC143248657 gene encoding uncharacterized protein LOC143248657 translates to MKPISMGESDESHLARLNNTTTAATLDNYLPPGHKAILEMHANSQSNAIIYVMVVLLLYALALVVVVIKYVRTERYESRLTSLYDTFIQRDMFVRLSKRQQGVPTTAATPIVDGVDDNVRPHSPTSRSVPMKTTDEAVSKV